One genomic segment of Elgaria multicarinata webbii isolate HBS135686 ecotype San Diego chromosome 9, rElgMul1.1.pri, whole genome shotgun sequence includes these proteins:
- the IFT27 gene encoding intraflagellar transport protein 27 homolog, translating to MVKLAAKCIVAGDSTVGKSALVQMFCNDGAHFQKNYTLTTGVELLVKTVPIPETSDSVELFLFDSAGKELFSEMLEKLCFSLAVQWEQSNALCIIYDVTNEQSFNNCAKWLEKLRTQTSRMHMPGVLVGNKTDLIGRRVVEQKQAQEWAETNGLEYCEISVKEMENYEAPFHVVANSFHRLYKERVETFHSLV from the exons GTGATTCAACAGTGGGGAAGAGTGCCTTGGTCCAGATGTTCTGCAATGATGGGGCTCATTTCCAGAAAAACTATACATTG ACAACAGGAGTAGAACTGCTGGTGAAGACAGTGCCTATTCCAGAGACAAGTGATAGTGTG GAACTCTTCCTCTTTGACTCAGCAGGCAAAGAACTCTTTTCTGAGATGTTAGAGAAACTG TGTTTTTCTCTTGCTGTGCAGTGGGAACAGTCCAATGCCCTGTGTATTATATATGATGTCACCAATGAACAATCCTTCAATAACTGTGCCAAGTGGCTAGAGAAACTAAGGACTCAGACCTCTAGAATGCACATGCCAG GTGTGTTAGTAGGCAATAAGACTGATTTGATTGGAAGACGAGTTGTGGAGCAAAAGCAAGCACAAGAATGGGCAGAAACCAATGGCCTAGAGTACTGCGAGATTTCAGTA AAAGAGATGGAAAACTATGAAGCGCCTTTTCACGTTGTGGCAAATTCCTTTCACCGACTATACAAAGAGAGGGTGGAAACCTTTCACTCACTGGTGTGA